From Nicotiana tabacum cultivar K326 chromosome 20, ASM71507v2, whole genome shotgun sequence, one genomic window encodes:
- the LOC107773420 gene encoding putative CoA ligase CCL12 isoform X2, whose translation METHCPKLFGASYKDPISSFKEFHRFSVQHPEIYWPIVLKELPIHFLETPKCILDTSDKSKHGGNWLPGSVLNIAESCVRSSNYPNKQDDSVAIVWRAEGNDDKEVNCMTLKQLREQVMMVANALENMFSKGDAIAIDMPMTATAVVIYLAIVLAGFVVVSITDSFAAQEIAVRLRVSNAKAVFTQDSIVRGGRRFPLYSRVVEAAPLKAIVVPAIGEDVQVQLRNQDRSWNDFLASVSHLPRPNSYFPVHQSIDSVTNILFSSGTTGDPKAIPWTHLSPIRCAAESWANLDVRAGDVSCWPTNLGWVMGPILIYSCFLTGATLALYHGSPLDHGFGKFVQDAGVTILGTVPSLVKTWKSTGCIKGLDWTRIRMFASTGEASNVDDDLWLSSRVDYKPVIECCGGTELSSSYIMGNLLQPQAFGAFSSASMSTGFVILDEDGRPYPDDQACVGEVGLFPTYMGATDRLLNADHEKVYFEGMPMYKDMQLRRHGDILKRTVGGYLVVQGRADDTMNLGGIKTSSIEIERVCDRADVSVLETAAVSAAPPNGGPEQLAIFVVLTEGITVSPDTLKKRFSRAIQSNLNPLFKVSSVKIVPMFPRTASNKLLRRVLRDQWKQDLQIQSKI comes from the exons ATGGAAACTCATTGTCCGAAGCTTTTTGGAGCATCATACAAGGATCCGATCTCAAGTTTTAAAGAATTTCATAGGTTTTCTGTTCAGCATCCTGAG ATTTACTGGCCAATTGTTTTAAAAGAACTACCAATTCACTTTCTGGAAACCCCTAAATGCATACTGGATACCTCTGACAAGTCAAAACATGGAGGTAACTGGCTTCCTGGTTCAGTTCTGAATATAGCCGAGAGTTGTGTGCGTTCGAGCAATTACCCCAACAAGCAGGATGATAGCGTGGCCATTGTATGGAGGGCAGAAGGGAATGATGATAAAGAAGTTAATTGCATGACATTGAAACAGCTGAGAGAACAAGTAAT GATGGTGGCAAATGCACTGGAAAACATGTTCTCAAAGGGTGATGCCATTGCCATTGACATGCCAATGACTGCCACAGCAGTCGTTATATACTTGGCCATTGTTCTTGCTGGATTTGTGGTGGTATCAATTACTGATAGCTTTGCTGCACAGGAGATTGCGGTCCGTTTACGAGTATCTAATGCCAAGGCTGTATTTACACAG GATTCCATAGTGCGAGGAGGCCGAAGATTCCCCTTGTACAG TCGAGTTGTAGAAGCTGCTCCACTTAAAGCTATTGTAGTTCCTGCGATTGGGGAGGATGTACAAGTTCAATTAAGGAACCAAGATCGATCATGGAATGATTTTCTTGCCAGTGTCAGTCACCTTCCCAG GCCAAATTCTTATTTTCCAGTTCATCAATCGATAGACTCTGTTACCAACATACTATTCTCATCAGGAACCACAG GAGATCCAAAAGCAATACCTTGGACTCACCTGTCTCCCATTCGATGTGCTGCTGAGTCATGGGCTAATCTTGATGTTCGAGCTGGAGATGTTAGCTGCTGGCCCACAAACTTGGGATGGGTGATGGGACCAATTCTAATCTACAGTTGCTTTCTAACTGGTGCAACTCTAGCTCTCTATCATGGATCCCCTCTAGACCATGGTTTTGGGAAATTTGTGCAG GATGCTGGAGTTACTATCCTGGGGACTGTTCCAAGCTTAGTGAAGACTTGGAAAAGTACTGGGTGTATTAAAGGCCTAGATTGGACAAGGATACG GATGTTTGCTAGTACTGGAGAAGCCTCTAATGTCGATGATGATCTTTGGCTTTCTTCAAGGGTGGACTATAAACCTGTTATTGAATGCTGCGGAGGCACAGAGCTATCGTCATCTTACATTATGGGAAATCTTCTTCAACCACAAGCTTTTGGAGCATTTAGCTCTGCATCAATGTCCACCGGTTTTGTCATCTTAGACGAAGATGGGCGCCCTTAT CCAGATGATCAAGCTTGTGTTGGTGAAGTAGGCTTGTTTCCAACCTATATGGGAGCAACTGATAGATTGCTGAATGCTGATCATGAGAAAGTGTATTTCGAGGGAATGCCGATGTACAAAGATATG CAACTAAGGAGACATGGTGATATCCTAAAGCGAACTGTTGGAGGTTATCTTGTTGTTCAAGGCAGAGCTGATGACACCATGAATCTTGGAGGTATAAAG ACAAGTTCAATAGAAATTGAGCGTGTTTGTGATCGTGCTGATGTCAGTGTCCTGGAAACTGCTGCAGTCAGTGCTGCACCACCAAATGGTGGTCCAGAACAGTTAGCTATATTTGTGGTTCTCACAGAGGGGATAACTGTTTCACCAGACACTCTGAAGAAAAGATTCTCAAGAGCCATTCAAAGCAATCTTAATCCTTTATTCAAG GTGAGCTCCGTGAAGATAGTCCCGATGTTCCCTCGAACAGCTTCAAATAAGTTGTTGAGGAGAGTTCTAAGAGACCAGTGGAAGCAAGATCTTCAGATACAGAGTAAAATTTAG
- the LOC107773420 gene encoding putative CoA ligase CCL12 isoform X1: MGKSISEVRVEDLVRAGVAEEEAKWLMGELNVAIAKVAVNINGELDQKEVWREITARKLLKPSHPHALHQLLYYSVYHNYDQSTHGPPLYWFPSLNESRCTNLGRIMETHCPKLFGASYKDPISSFKEFHRFSVQHPEIYWPIVLKELPIHFLETPKCILDTSDKSKHGGNWLPGSVLNIAESCVRSSNYPNKQDDSVAIVWRAEGNDDKEVNCMTLKQLREQVMMVANALENMFSKGDAIAIDMPMTATAVVIYLAIVLAGFVVVSITDSFAAQEIAVRLRVSNAKAVFTQDSIVRGGRRFPLYSRVVEAAPLKAIVVPAIGEDVQVQLRNQDRSWNDFLASVSHLPRPNSYFPVHQSIDSVTNILFSSGTTGDPKAIPWTHLSPIRCAAESWANLDVRAGDVSCWPTNLGWVMGPILIYSCFLTGATLALYHGSPLDHGFGKFVQDAGVTILGTVPSLVKTWKSTGCIKGLDWTRIRMFASTGEASNVDDDLWLSSRVDYKPVIECCGGTELSSSYIMGNLLQPQAFGAFSSASMSTGFVILDEDGRPYPDDQACVGEVGLFPTYMGATDRLLNADHEKVYFEGMPMYKDMQLRRHGDILKRTVGGYLVVQGRADDTMNLGGIKTSSIEIERVCDRADVSVLETAAVSAAPPNGGPEQLAIFVVLTEGITVSPDTLKKRFSRAIQSNLNPLFKVSSVKIVPMFPRTASNKLLRRVLRDQWKQDLQIQSKI, from the exons atgggaAAGAGCATAAGTGAAGTGAGGGTGGAAGATTTGGTAAGAGCAGGAGTAGCAGAGGAGGAAGCAAAATGGTTGATGGGAGAGCTGAATGTTGCAATTGCTAAAGTTGCTGTTAATATTAATGGTGAGTTGGATCAGAAGGAGGTATGGCGTGAAATCACTGCTCGGAAATTACTGAAACCCTCACACCCACATGCTCTGCATCAGCTCCTTTACTACTCTGTCTACCATAACTATGATCAGTCCACTCATGGCCCTCCTCTCTATTGGTTCCCTTCACT GAATGAATCTAGATGCACAAATTTGGGCCGCATAATGGAAACTCATTGTCCGAAGCTTTTTGGAGCATCATACAAGGATCCGATCTCAAGTTTTAAAGAATTTCATAGGTTTTCTGTTCAGCATCCTGAG ATTTACTGGCCAATTGTTTTAAAAGAACTACCAATTCACTTTCTGGAAACCCCTAAATGCATACTGGATACCTCTGACAAGTCAAAACATGGAGGTAACTGGCTTCCTGGTTCAGTTCTGAATATAGCCGAGAGTTGTGTGCGTTCGAGCAATTACCCCAACAAGCAGGATGATAGCGTGGCCATTGTATGGAGGGCAGAAGGGAATGATGATAAAGAAGTTAATTGCATGACATTGAAACAGCTGAGAGAACAAGTAAT GATGGTGGCAAATGCACTGGAAAACATGTTCTCAAAGGGTGATGCCATTGCCATTGACATGCCAATGACTGCCACAGCAGTCGTTATATACTTGGCCATTGTTCTTGCTGGATTTGTGGTGGTATCAATTACTGATAGCTTTGCTGCACAGGAGATTGCGGTCCGTTTACGAGTATCTAATGCCAAGGCTGTATTTACACAG GATTCCATAGTGCGAGGAGGCCGAAGATTCCCCTTGTACAG TCGAGTTGTAGAAGCTGCTCCACTTAAAGCTATTGTAGTTCCTGCGATTGGGGAGGATGTACAAGTTCAATTAAGGAACCAAGATCGATCATGGAATGATTTTCTTGCCAGTGTCAGTCACCTTCCCAG GCCAAATTCTTATTTTCCAGTTCATCAATCGATAGACTCTGTTACCAACATACTATTCTCATCAGGAACCACAG GAGATCCAAAAGCAATACCTTGGACTCACCTGTCTCCCATTCGATGTGCTGCTGAGTCATGGGCTAATCTTGATGTTCGAGCTGGAGATGTTAGCTGCTGGCCCACAAACTTGGGATGGGTGATGGGACCAATTCTAATCTACAGTTGCTTTCTAACTGGTGCAACTCTAGCTCTCTATCATGGATCCCCTCTAGACCATGGTTTTGGGAAATTTGTGCAG GATGCTGGAGTTACTATCCTGGGGACTGTTCCAAGCTTAGTGAAGACTTGGAAAAGTACTGGGTGTATTAAAGGCCTAGATTGGACAAGGATACG GATGTTTGCTAGTACTGGAGAAGCCTCTAATGTCGATGATGATCTTTGGCTTTCTTCAAGGGTGGACTATAAACCTGTTATTGAATGCTGCGGAGGCACAGAGCTATCGTCATCTTACATTATGGGAAATCTTCTTCAACCACAAGCTTTTGGAGCATTTAGCTCTGCATCAATGTCCACCGGTTTTGTCATCTTAGACGAAGATGGGCGCCCTTAT CCAGATGATCAAGCTTGTGTTGGTGAAGTAGGCTTGTTTCCAACCTATATGGGAGCAACTGATAGATTGCTGAATGCTGATCATGAGAAAGTGTATTTCGAGGGAATGCCGATGTACAAAGATATG CAACTAAGGAGACATGGTGATATCCTAAAGCGAACTGTTGGAGGTTATCTTGTTGTTCAAGGCAGAGCTGATGACACCATGAATCTTGGAGGTATAAAG ACAAGTTCAATAGAAATTGAGCGTGTTTGTGATCGTGCTGATGTCAGTGTCCTGGAAACTGCTGCAGTCAGTGCTGCACCACCAAATGGTGGTCCAGAACAGTTAGCTATATTTGTGGTTCTCACAGAGGGGATAACTGTTTCACCAGACACTCTGAAGAAAAGATTCTCAAGAGCCATTCAAAGCAATCTTAATCCTTTATTCAAG GTGAGCTCCGTGAAGATAGTCCCGATGTTCCCTCGAACAGCTTCAAATAAGTTGTTGAGGAGAGTTCTAAGAGACCAGTGGAAGCAAGATCTTCAGATACAGAGTAAAATTTAG
- the LOC107773072 gene encoding serine/arginine-rich SC35-like splicing factor SCL30A yields the protein MRGRSYSPSPPRGYGRRGRSPSPRGRYAGRSRDDPTTLLVRNLRHDCRSEDLKKPFGQFGPVKDIYLPRDYYTREPRGFGFIQYLDPADAGEAKYQMDGQVFQGRQLTVVFAEENRKKPQEMRARERGSGRGGRNYDRRGTPPRFHNSPRYSRSPPPRSRDYYSPPKRRQYSRSVSPEEKRYSRERSYSPRAGQGRSYSQSPPREQSPPYNGSRSRSQSPVKEEQSPPYNGSRSRSRSPVRARSPVRGPSRRRSPSQSRSRSPDAVHYSRNPDRDVSPRH from the exons ATGAGGGGAAGGAGTTACAGTCCATCACCACCAAGAGGTTATGGAAGGAGAGGAAGGAGCCCAAGCCCCAGGGGTCGCTATGCTGGTCGTAGCAGAGATGATCCGACTACTCTATTAGTTCGCAATCTTCGCCATGACTGTCG GTCAGAAGACCTCAAAAAGCCATTCGGGCAATTTGGCCCTGTCAAGGACATTTACTTGCCGCGGGACTATTATACTCG TGAACCACGTGGCTTTGGATTTATCCAATATCTGGATCCTGCTGATGCTGGAGAAGCTAAGTATCAGATGGATGGTCAGGTTTTCCAAGGTCGTCAACTGACGGTAGTTTTTGCTGAGGAGAACAGGAAAAAGCCTCAAGAAATGAGAGCTAGGGAGCGTGGAAG TGGTAGGGGTGGCCGCAATTATGATCGAAGGGGTACTCCCCCTAGATTCCATAACTCTCCTCGGTATTCTCGATCTCCACCTCCACGCAGCCGTGATTACTACTCTCCGCCTAAGAGAAGGCAGTACTCGAG GTCTGTTTCGCCTGAAGAGAAAAGATACAGTCGCGAGAGATCATACTCTCCTCGTGCTGGTCAGGGGAGGTCATACTCGCAATCCCCTCCAAGGGAGCAATCTCCACCATACAATGGGTCAAGGAGCCGCAGTCAGAGTCCGGTTAAGGAGGAGCAGTCTCCACCTTATAATGGGTCAAGGAGCCGCAGCCGAAGTCCAGTCAGGGCACGTTCTCCCGTTAGGGGTCCCAGCAGGAGGCGGAGCCCAAGTCAAAGCCGTAGTAGGAGTCCTGATGCTGTTCATTATTCCAGGAATCCTGACCGTGACGTGTCCCCTAGACACTGA
- the LOC107773678 gene encoding uncharacterized protein LOC107773678: MKELNSTTDPIGQNLIKGISNVCFSVFVFSVLIFTIIAITYQPPDPWESSRALTRVFTQVENATFKVDNSVLKTGEDVATAPMVGAFSLVPITEASIEKSEEKLPAETLKLGCESENVVVNCSDPRVLITIERFNLRAFKSIAFLDYQTPVNGSKPDECDVAWRFRNKKEKSWRKYRDFRRFRMGFSDDCSYKVVHAGRWHSGVNARRPRIRVNTAGTGRKARIAPPVRDEDINDTIPVIGSDSAFRDGRYLYYSRGGDYCKEMNHYLWSFLCALGEAQYLNRTFVMDLSICLASSHTQSRKDEEGKDFRFYFDFEHLKEDASIVEEGDFLKDWKRWDKTHKKKISVRKVANHKVSPMQLRTDKSTIIWRQFDAPEPENYWYRVCEGPAAKYIQRPWHALWKSKRLMNIVTEISGSMDWDYDAVHVVRGEKAQNKELWPHLDADTSPDAFVMKLQGAITPWRNLYVATNEPFYNYFDKLRSHYKVHLLDDYKYLWSNTSEWYNETTQLNGGRPVEFDGYMRVEVDTEVLYRAKTQVETFYNLTKDCKDGINTC; this comes from the coding sequence ATGAAGGAATTGAATTCAACAACAGACCCAATTGGGCAAAACTTAATAAAAGGTATAAGCAATGTGTGTTTTTCAGTTTTTGTTTTCTCAGTGCTTATATTTACTATAATTGCTATCACATACCAACCTCCTGATCCATGGGAATCATCTAGAGCACTGACTAGGGTCTTCACCCAAGTTGAAAATGCAACATTTAAAGTGGACAATTCTGTCCTCAAAACTGGTGAGGATGTTGCCACTGCTCCTATGGTAGGGGCTTTCTCTTTAGTACCAATAACTGAAGCTTCTATTGAGAAATCTGAAGAGAAACTTCCTGCTGAGACTCTGAAATTGGGATGTGAGAGTGAGAATGTAGTTGTTAATTGTTCAGATCCAAGGGTGTTGATCACCATTGAGAGATTTAACTTGAGGGCTTTCAAGTCCATTGCTTTTTTGGATTATCAAACTCCCGTTAATGGGTCGAAACCCGATGAGTGTGATGTGGCATGGAGGTTTAGAAACAAGAAAGAGAAATCTTGGAGGAAGTACAGAGATTTCAGAAGGTTCAGAATGGGGTTTAGTGATGATTGTAGTTACAAAGTAGTTCATGCGGGTCGCTGGCATTCAGGGGTAAATGCACGGCGTCCAAGAATCCGAGTTAATACTGCTGGAACTGGTCGGAAAGCCAGAATTGCTCCCCCAGTTCGAGATGAGGATATTAATGATACAATTCCAGTCATTGGATCAGATTCAGCTTTTAGAGACGGGAGATACTTGTACTATTCTCGTGGTGGTGATTACTGTAAAGAAATGAATCATTATCTGTGGAGTTTTCTATGTGCTTTGGGTGAGGCTCAGTACTTGAATCGGACATTTGTGATGGATTTGAGTATCTGTTTGGCATCGTCACACACTCAGAGTCGTAAGGATGAGGAAGGGAAAGACTTTAGGTTCTAttttgattttgagcatttgaaagAGGATGCATCTATTGTCGAGGAAGGAGACTTCCTTAAAGATTGGAAGAGATGGGATAAAACACATAAAAAGAAAATCTCTGTAAGGAAAGTTGCAAACCATAAAGTGTCGCCAATGCAACTAAGGACGGACAAGAGCACAATTATATGGAGGCAGTTTGATGCCCCCGAGCCAGAGAACTACTGGTATCGTGTCTGTGAAGGGCCTGCTGCTAAATACATCCAGAGGCCGTGGCACGCTTTGTGGAAATCAAAGAGACTGATGAATATAGTTACTGAGATTAGTGGAAGTATGGACTGGGATTATGACGCTGTTCATGTTGTTCGGGGAGAGAAAGCTCAGAACAAGGAGTTGTGGCCCCATCTGGATGCTGATACATCTCCTGATGCCTTTGTCATGAAGCTTCAAGGAGCAATAACACCTTGGAGGAACTTGTATGTTGCCACAAACGAGCCTTTCTATAATTATTTTGATAAACTTAGATCTCACTACAAGGTACATTTGCTTGACGATTACAAGTATTTGTGGAGTAATACAAGTGAGTGGTACAATGAAACAACACAATTAAATGGTGGACGCCCTGTTGAATTCGACGGATATATGAGGGTTGAAGTGGACACTGAGGTCCTTTATAGAGCAAAGACTCAGGTGGAGACATTTTATAACTTGACAAAAGACTGTAAGGATGGGATCAACACGTGCTAA
- the LOC107773067 gene encoding peptidyl-tRNA hydrolase, mitochondrial isoform X2, translating to MLSRIYRRNFCTCSPRPWLFVGLGNPGEKYKGTRHNVGFEMLDAFAESQGIQMETVHCKAMFGKGFVNGVPVLLAKPLTYMNLSGESTGSLAAYYKLPLNRVVVFHDDMDLPCGVLRLHPKGGHHSHNGLKSVIYHFRANREFPRLRIGIGRPPGQMDPKAFMLQKFNLTARERIDAALVEGIHALKQVLSKGFSESSKCFNTEQKYKHIRLQTLPT from the exons ATGCTTAGCAGAATTTATAGGCGCAACTTCTGCACTTGTTCTCCTCGGCCATGGCTCTTTGTTGGGTTAGGCAATCCTGGGGAAAAATACAAGGGAACAAGACACAAT GTTGGATTTGAAATGCTTGATGCATTTGCAGAGTCACAAGGGATTCAGATGGAGACAGTACATTGTAAAGCTATGTTTGGAAAAG GTTTTGTCAATGGCGTTCCGGTTCTCCTTGCTAAGCCACTAACTTATATGAATTTGAGCGGTGAATCT ACTGGCTCACTTGCAGCATATTACAAGCTTCCTCTTAATCGTGTGGTTGTG TTTCATGATGACATGGATTTACCATGTGGAGTTCTTCGTCTTCATCCCAAGGGAGGTCATCACAGCCATAATGG GTTGAAGAGTGTGATTTATCATTTTCGTGCAAATCGAGAGTTTCCTCGGTTAAGAATAG GTATTGGAAGACCTCCTGGTCAAATGGATCCCAAAGCATTCATGCTTCAAAAGTTTAACTTAACTGCGAGAGAACGA ATTGATGCTGCATTAGTTGAAGGAATACATGCGTTGAAGCAAGTCTTATCCAAAGGCTTCTCTGAAAGTTCTAAATGCTTCAATACCGAGCAGAAGTACAAGCATATAAGATTGCAGACGTTGCCAACATGA